From one bacterium genomic stretch:
- the rplS gene encoding 50S ribosomal protein L19 — protein MNAMEIVEQKFLKKLPAFRPGDTIQVYVRVKEKEAATKGKEKEKEKERIQIFEGVVIGMRGRGIQSTFVVRKISFGVGVERIFPFHSPTIDKVKVLKRGKVRRAKLYYLRERTGKAAKIRSDKATSQE, from the coding sequence ATGAATGCAATGGAGATAGTAGAACAAAAATTTCTGAAGAAGCTTCCTGCTTTCAGGCCAGGAGACACGATTCAGGTTTACGTCCGGGTTAAGGAAAAAGAGGCGGCGACCAAAGGAAAAGAAAAAGAAAAAGAAAAGGAACGCATTCAAATTTTTGAAGGCGTTGTGATCGGGATGCGCGGGCGTGGAATTCAAAGCACTTTTGTTGTCCGCAAAATCTCTTTCGGTGTTGGTGTGGAACGGATTTTTCCTTTTCATTCTCCAACGATTGATAAAGTAAAGGTTTTGAAACGCGGCAAAGTAAGACGCGCGAAACTCTACTATTTGCGTGAGAGGACAGGAAAGGCAGCGAAGATTCGATCGGATAAAGCAACAAGTCAGGAATAG
- a CDS encoding ribonuclease HII has protein sequence MEPSGRKRIYRCSYRFEKKLFSQGFSRIAGVDEVGRGALCGPVVAAAVMFSTRPRIRGINDSKQLTTEKREELKPRILKESLAFGIGIVSAEEIDRINIHQATLKAMRIALDQLVPSPDFILVDGTRVHGLKAASLNLVKGDARCLTIAAASIIAKVTRDNLLQSYASMYPMYDWAHNKGYSCVNHFKGLAEFGPVAFHRRSFRPVQVDGQLSLLDTDEFIKEITAF, from the coding sequence ATGGAACCTTCGGGAAGGAAACGGATATATCGTTGTTCCTACCGGTTTGAAAAGAAGCTGTTTAGCCAGGGGTTCTCCCGTATTGCCGGCGTTGATGAGGTAGGGAGAGGGGCCCTCTGTGGCCCTGTGGTAGCGGCCGCAGTGATGTTCAGCACCAGGCCCAGGATCCGGGGAATCAATGACAGTAAACAGTTGACCACTGAAAAACGAGAGGAGCTGAAACCGAGAATCCTGAAGGAGTCGCTTGCTTTTGGGATCGGAATTGTGTCGGCCGAAGAGATCGATAGAATCAACATTCATCAGGCAACCCTCAAAGCGATGCGGATCGCTCTTGATCAACTCGTGCCTTCTCCCGATTTTATTCTGGTGGACGGCACTCGTGTTCACGGTTTGAAAGCTGCAAGTCTCAATCTGGTAAAAGGGGATGCGCGTTGCCTTACCATCGCCGCGGCGTCGATCATTGCTAAGGTCACACGTGACAATCTTTTGCAAAGCTATGCTAGCATGTATCCTATGTACGACTGGGCCCACAATAAAGGGTACAGCTGCGTCAATCATTTCAAAGGCCTGGCGGAATTTGGCCCCGTCGCTTTTCACCGCCGCTCTTTCCGCCCAGTTCAAGTGGACGGTCAGCTAAGTCTTTTAGATACAGACGAATTCATTAAGGAGATCACTGCATTCTGA
- a CDS encoding tetratricopeptide repeat protein, with translation MAIEKSKILKNAEKFVASGKIAQAIDEYLKILKENPKDWNLMIQIGDLMLKVNRTDEAIENFQKVADHYYADGFFLKAIAIYKRINKLNPNLTDICTRLADLYLKQGLTMDAKSQLHIVAQHYLSKNQNKDAIETLQRLIEIEPDNLKNRNELAKAYKNEGMIPEAIQEYLRITEELTRKNLYKECLAVLETAYKMDPKNAEVLQKLLALYRDQGEPDKGFALLEEALKADPANSEVLSMLAEAYAAKNQFPKALEVMDRAILNSPNKEPLWELKGDLYLKEGKPDKAFDQYNLVVEKEVQRKDIDRAVFLMQKITEVDSGFHPAWQKLTDLYSLLRQHANLISAHGNLADAFISKGLYKEAAQCLEKLIKLDPDDNQHQEKLKFVNSNLEQTKPGVKKPQKVYEVEPEVARPAPQRDFGAVSLSTETLPGLPSFQPQPEKVPVQTVPKPAPAKSPAPSIPSFAIVTAEEKEYVSEHLIEAEVFDKYGLIDKAIEQLHSIIGKYPYSVPAHQKLKEIYLEKGERDKAVDECIQMSRIFRKQGDMDQAEDLLSEARQINPNHAGLDRAFKDLASGVPVIQPETVAAPAQPVPKPSEQKVAKPVSIPTAKLPQKKISQIEIPSLKKLDTQLTSQTKLRTTETPSAKAPDATAAKARAALSELEKFAHKIKTQSGTFKVKPEAPKPAASAAPPPPVPPPVPAPVAEETIDIEIEIEEPAATPLAAVSDSEFEEIDFFMDQGLLEDADRLLKVLQQKYPADAGVFRRSQQLEKQLAAGKKKEEPVGPQELVLNMDDDISGPILEVGSMSGPSDSSDEIVISLDEEFGAEAIRQEADTEPKVEPILEDLPEISISPTESSGEIMLVPEAQSTEQLSDSQPESAATYGDMDESVFTEFGELEDSADAGLKSSGEIDKSFEESFSAAVDAVFKTPDSLAEEKIEEPEEVTHVKDELFEEEEDFFDLAAELEEGLLNVQSAVEEDRPPDGQNYSIEEILSDFKKGVDKQLGSEDYDTRYNLGIAYKEMGLIDEAIAEFQIAAKDPKRFLECCSMLGLCFVEKGMHKLAVKWYQRGLDTPGYSEEEYQGLRFDLAQAYESMGETDRALEVFQEVYGVSANYRNVAKKVKELQDRKNQ, from the coding sequence ATGGCTATTGAGAAATCGAAAATTCTCAAAAATGCGGAAAAATTCGTAGCCTCAGGCAAAATCGCGCAAGCCATCGACGAATATCTGAAGATTCTCAAAGAGAATCCCAAAGACTGGAACTTGATGATCCAGATTGGGGATCTGATGTTGAAAGTCAATCGCACGGACGAAGCGATCGAGAATTTTCAGAAAGTGGCGGATCATTATTACGCAGATGGTTTCTTCTTAAAAGCTATAGCCATCTACAAACGCATCAATAAGCTTAATCCGAATCTCACCGACATCTGCACACGTCTTGCTGATCTCTATCTCAAGCAAGGCCTAACGATGGATGCCAAATCTCAGCTTCACATCGTAGCCCAGCACTATCTATCGAAGAATCAGAACAAGGATGCTATTGAAACGCTGCAACGACTCATTGAAATCGAGCCGGATAATCTTAAGAATCGCAATGAGCTCGCCAAAGCTTACAAGAATGAGGGAATGATCCCTGAGGCGATTCAGGAGTACCTGAGGATCACCGAAGAGCTGACTCGCAAAAATCTCTATAAAGAGTGCCTTGCCGTTTTAGAAACAGCGTACAAAATGGATCCGAAAAACGCAGAAGTTTTGCAAAAACTGCTTGCGCTTTATCGGGATCAAGGTGAGCCTGACAAAGGTTTTGCCCTTTTAGAAGAAGCTTTAAAAGCGGATCCTGCAAATTCAGAAGTGCTTTCGATGCTTGCGGAAGCTTATGCTGCAAAGAATCAATTTCCGAAGGCGCTGGAAGTGATGGATCGTGCCATTCTCAATTCGCCCAATAAGGAACCGTTGTGGGAGCTCAAAGGGGACCTGTATTTGAAAGAAGGAAAGCCGGACAAGGCTTTTGATCAGTACAACCTTGTAGTTGAAAAGGAGGTGCAGCGAAAAGACATCGATCGTGCCGTATTTTTGATGCAGAAAATCACGGAAGTCGATAGCGGGTTTCATCCTGCCTGGCAAAAGTTAACGGACCTTTATTCACTGTTGCGGCAACACGCAAATCTGATCTCTGCTCATGGGAATCTTGCGGATGCTTTTATATCGAAAGGACTTTACAAGGAAGCGGCGCAATGTCTCGAAAAACTAATCAAACTCGATCCCGATGACAATCAACACCAGGAAAAATTGAAATTTGTAAATTCGAATCTGGAACAGACAAAACCTGGTGTGAAGAAACCGCAAAAAGTCTACGAAGTGGAACCGGAAGTTGCGCGGCCTGCGCCGCAAAGAGACTTCGGCGCCGTGAGTCTGTCGACTGAAACTCTTCCCGGCCTTCCTTCCTTTCAGCCTCAGCCCGAAAAAGTTCCTGTGCAAACAGTCCCGAAGCCAGCGCCGGCTAAGAGTCCTGCTCCTTCGATTCCAAGTTTTGCCATTGTCACTGCAGAAGAAAAAGAATACGTCTCTGAGCATTTGATTGAAGCGGAAGTTTTCGACAAATATGGACTGATAGACAAAGCGATTGAACAACTGCATTCCATAATCGGAAAGTATCCTTATTCAGTTCCAGCGCACCAGAAGCTGAAAGAGATTTATCTGGAAAAAGGGGAAAGGGATAAAGCTGTTGATGAATGCATCCAGATGTCGCGAATCTTCCGGAAGCAAGGGGATATGGATCAGGCCGAGGATCTATTGAGCGAAGCCAGACAGATCAATCCGAATCATGCCGGTCTTGACCGCGCTTTCAAGGATCTGGCTTCCGGCGTGCCGGTCATACAACCAGAGACAGTTGCTGCTCCCGCTCAACCAGTTCCCAAGCCCTCTGAACAGAAGGTAGCCAAACCAGTCTCCATTCCAACAGCAAAACTGCCGCAAAAGAAAATTTCTCAAATAGAGATTCCGAGTCTTAAGAAACTGGATACGCAGCTGACATCACAGACGAAACTGCGCACGACTGAAACGCCTTCCGCGAAAGCGCCTGATGCGACTGCTGCGAAGGCCAGGGCAGCTCTCAGCGAATTGGAAAAGTTCGCACATAAAATCAAAACGCAATCCGGCACGTTTAAGGTAAAACCGGAAGCACCAAAGCCTGCTGCATCGGCTGCGCCTCCACCGCCTGTTCCTCCACCTGTTCCGGCTCCTGTGGCTGAGGAAACGATTGATATCGAAATCGAAATTGAAGAGCCTGCCGCAACTCCGCTGGCTGCGGTATCCGATTCAGAATTCGAAGAAATAGACTTCTTTATGGATCAGGGGCTCCTGGAAGACGCAGATAGATTATTAAAAGTTCTCCAGCAGAAGTATCCGGCGGATGCAGGAGTCTTCAGAAGGTCGCAGCAACTCGAAAAGCAGTTGGCCGCCGGGAAAAAGAAAGAGGAGCCTGTCGGTCCACAGGAACTGGTTCTGAATATGGATGATGACATTTCCGGCCCCATATTGGAAGTGGGCTCAATGTCAGGACCTTCAGATTCAAGTGATGAAATAGTGATTTCTCTTGACGAAGAATTTGGAGCGGAGGCCATACGTCAGGAAGCCGATACGGAACCTAAAGTGGAGCCAATCCTTGAGGATCTCCCTGAAATCTCTATCTCTCCAACCGAATCTTCGGGAGAAATCATGCTGGTGCCCGAAGCTCAATCCACCGAGCAACTCTCTGATTCACAGCCGGAGTCTGCAGCGACCTACGGTGATATGGATGAATCTGTTTTTACGGAGTTTGGTGAGCTGGAAGACAGCGCGGATGCGGGCCTGAAATCGTCCGGAGAAATAGATAAATCGTTTGAAGAAAGTTTTAGCGCGGCAGTCGATGCAGTATTTAAAACGCCTGACTCGCTTGCGGAAGAAAAGATTGAAGAACCGGAAGAGGTAACGCATGTGAAAGATGAACTCTTCGAGGAAGAGGAAGATTTCTTCGACCTGGCAGCGGAACTCGAAGAGGGTTTGCTGAACGTTCAAAGCGCTGTCGAGGAAGATAGACCGCCGGACGGTCAGAATTATTCCATTGAAGAAATCCTGTCTGATTTTAAAAAGGGTGTGGATAAGCAGTTGGGTTCGGAAGACTACGATACGCGTTACAACCTGGGAATTGCTTATAAAGAAATGGGCCTGATTGACGAAGCAATTGCAGAATTCCAAATCGCCGCGAAAGATCCGAAGCGTTTTCTGGAGTGCTGCAGCATGCTCGGACTCTGTTTTGTCGAAAAAGGAATGCACAAACTGGCGGTGAAGTGGTATCAAAGAGGTCTGGATACACCCGGGTACAGTGAAGAGGAGTACCAGGGTTTACGATTTGACCTTGCTCAAGCATATGAATCGATGGGTGAAACGGATCGTGCCCTGGAGGTTTTCCAGGAAGTGTACGGAGTCAGCGCGAACTACCGGAACGTTGCGAAAAAAGTAAAGGAGCTTCAAGACAGAAAAAACCAATAA
- a CDS encoding thiamine phosphate synthase: MKQFQYCLISDRTLYDQPLPEVAAESEKAGVHCFLLREKDLSARELLFLARELRPLLHRTRMIVHGSLEVALASNADGVHLQKDNIPISAVRSRYRHLAIGYSAHSFDEMKKAEGEGADYVFISPVFEPLSKQSSLAPLGLSVLTAWNSRMGIPVFALGGVSSRNLFELRAAGCAGAAGISLFVQKRMFTSSGMVI, encoded by the coding sequence ATGAAACAATTTCAATATTGTCTGATTAGTGATAGAACGCTTTACGATCAACCGCTTCCGGAAGTTGCAGCGGAATCGGAGAAAGCTGGAGTACACTGTTTTTTGTTGCGTGAAAAGGATCTTTCCGCGCGGGAATTACTTTTCCTGGCACGGGAGCTCAGGCCATTGCTTCATAGGACGCGTATGATTGTTCATGGAAGTCTGGAAGTTGCGCTCGCCAGTAATGCGGATGGAGTGCATTTGCAGAAAGATAACATTCCAATCAGCGCCGTTCGTTCAAGATATCGGCATCTGGCTATCGGTTATTCCGCGCACTCGTTTGATGAGATGAAGAAAGCGGAAGGGGAAGGCGCCGATTACGTTTTTATCAGTCCTGTGTTTGAACCGCTTTCAAAGCAGTCCAGCCTTGCGCCCCTTGGACTCTCCGTCCTGACTGCCTGGAACAGCCGGATGGGGATCCCGGTCTTTGCACTAGGTGGAGTTTCTTCCAGGAACTTATTTGAATTAAGAGCGGCAGGCTGCGCGGGCGCAGCCGGAATCAGCCTGTTTGTGCAGAAACGAATGTTTACTTCCTCCGGGATGGTGATCTGA
- a CDS encoding mechanosensitive ion channel family protein has protein sequence MFEGMQEQTKIGIIVFAGMIAVFLIVLRLIRHSVVLREKVKGPLLMIFALLILYNIFYMLNVKFPPMVQPYYFAVLYLTVAVLLIRIIVLFLFDIFLVRTRRYRAPQLLKEISAVVLFGIVLVIIIQNTLKIQVTTLLATSALITVVLGLALQETLGNLFAGLALQLDQPYRQGDWIRVSDIFGRVEEVTWRATKLKTINNDYIIVPNGQIAKELVVNHSFPEVPHATRVNFSVNYNTSPNRVTRVVQQALAHVDNIIMEPLPEVRLHNFADFSITYEIKFFIRDFGLLEPTLAGVRKALWYHLRRDGIEIPFPIRNIYLHDRVETEQAREKTLKHLADTLGRVYLFASLDDEERHMIAEKLVEQRYAQDEIIIREGEQDESFFIIEWGTVEVYLLSAHGNRKILTTLAAGDFFGEIALLTGQKRTANVRALTDVRAHRLDKDSFKEILESKPDILDEIGSVLCRRKDQLDMLIAESSGPHEEDSINIQDAKLRILSRIRSYFGL, from the coding sequence ATGTTTGAAGGTATGCAGGAACAGACCAAGATCGGAATCATTGTCTTTGCCGGGATGATCGCCGTCTTTTTGATCGTGTTGCGATTGATACGTCATAGCGTGGTTCTCCGGGAGAAGGTGAAGGGTCCGCTCCTGATGATATTCGCCCTCCTGATTCTCTACAACATCTTTTACATGCTAAACGTGAAATTCCCGCCGATGGTCCAACCCTACTATTTCGCGGTTCTCTATCTCACAGTGGCCGTCCTATTAATCCGGATTATCGTTCTGTTTTTGTTCGACATTTTCCTGGTTCGAACCAGAAGATATCGGGCTCCGCAATTGTTGAAGGAGATTTCGGCGGTTGTACTTTTTGGTATTGTTCTGGTGATCATTATTCAAAACACACTGAAAATTCAAGTCACAACGCTGCTCGCAACTTCTGCTTTGATCACTGTTGTTCTTGGTCTCGCTTTGCAGGAAACACTCGGCAATCTGTTTGCCGGATTGGCTCTGCAATTGGATCAGCCTTACCGCCAGGGTGATTGGATACGCGTATCCGATATTTTCGGACGGGTGGAGGAAGTAACCTGGAGAGCGACAAAGCTAAAAACAATTAACAATGACTACATCATTGTTCCTAACGGTCAAATTGCGAAGGAGCTGGTCGTTAATCACAGTTTTCCTGAAGTCCCTCACGCAACGCGCGTAAACTTTTCAGTGAACTACAACACTTCACCGAATCGGGTTACTAGAGTTGTACAACAGGCGCTGGCACACGTTGACAACATTATTATGGAGCCCCTGCCTGAAGTTCGCCTGCACAATTTTGCTGATTTTTCCATCACTTATGAAATTAAATTCTTTATCAGAGATTTTGGTTTGCTCGAGCCAACTCTTGCCGGAGTCAGGAAGGCCCTCTGGTACCATTTGCGAAGAGATGGCATAGAGATCCCATTCCCGATTAGAAATATCTACCTTCATGATCGCGTTGAAACCGAACAGGCGCGCGAGAAAACTCTGAAACATCTCGCTGATACACTTGGCAGAGTTTATCTGTTTGCCTCGTTGGATGATGAAGAAAGACATATGATCGCGGAAAAACTGGTGGAACAGCGCTACGCTCAGGATGAAATTATTATCCGGGAAGGGGAACAGGATGAATCCTTTTTTATTATCGAGTGGGGAACGGTTGAAGTTTATTTGCTCTCAGCGCACGGAAACCGCAAGATCTTGACGACGCTGGCAGCGGGAGATTTTTTTGGGGAAATTGCTCTTCTAACCGGGCAGAAACGAACCGCCAACGTGCGCGCTCTAACTGATGTTCGTGCCCATAGACTTGATAAAGATAGTTTCAAAGAGATTTTGGAAAGCAAACCGGATATTCTGGATGAAATTGGTTCGGTGTTGTGTAGAAGAAAGGATCAACTGGACATGTTGATTGCGGAAAGCAGTGGCCCACATGAAGAAGATTCGATCAATATTCAGGATGCGAAATTGCGTATCCTGAGCCGCATCCGCAGCTACTTTGGATTGTGA
- a CDS encoding FecR domain-containing protein gives MKMGKAVILTIAIVAFLTTISFAADRYVRLRSVEGDVSIYPSDGQRPTDATVNTPLMDRDEIQTQDGRAELSFRNGITVRIGDYSSVRLESTYSPMTIQLLQGTVFLDSHLIDRFRDELVLRAGDAEVYLLDEGNIRVDLGDEGAIRVTTIEGQAEVKANGQRVLVNSGERTYIDPGREPEEPETFRGSTDELDEWNESRMEYYADGDLGGGNYDDYVDEDIYYDSYDLGGYGDWRNSGSYGYVWVPHVDYGWRPYYDGRWSYGNAGWFWISNEPWGWAPYHYGRWGWSLDFGWYWIPGNVFAPSWVSWYSYGDYIGWCPLNYYNYPIYYHNYYNYHNNYYRYPSIQKQKTLDASNSWTFVKKNDLGLSNVKKAVLDASSVRNIRIEKEKLSSSPRKELVSYVIPKTPAVKGFVNDKRVIKELRRDIESPLGIKHREEQFERGSKGDKGPTIRNNKGRGDERAVEKLKDPARIQPPKPSSKPKEDKPNQDWNRGKSSNRDFQFQRNQTTKKHYTPYLNPYYKDKNRSNDRDFGSSQSKISPWSRKPETYQRSYERQKEVNPRYRDEAKKYFERFDHKNRGETHNSAPRSYAPTSPRNYEPPTQRNYNSPSPRNYEAPRREYKAPETKRPDYSNRSRQSDRYKPSGNSNRNNNSNHNNNKKQKP, from the coding sequence ATGAAAATGGGGAAAGCAGTCATCTTAACAATCGCAATTGTAGCCTTTCTAACAACTATCTCCTTTGCGGCTGACCGGTATGTCCGCCTGCGAAGTGTGGAAGGGGATGTCAGCATCTATCCTTCCGATGGACAGCGACCGACCGATGCCACGGTAAATACTCCGTTGATGGACAGGGATGAAATCCAAACGCAAGATGGTCGCGCTGAACTATCCTTCCGGAACGGTATTACAGTTCGAATTGGTGACTACAGCAGTGTTCGATTGGAATCCACTTACTCCCCCATGACGATTCAACTTCTCCAGGGAACCGTATTTCTAGACTCCCACCTCATTGACAGATTTCGAGATGAGTTGGTGTTGCGAGCAGGCGACGCAGAGGTTTACCTCCTTGATGAAGGAAACATCCGTGTAGATCTTGGCGATGAGGGGGCCATTCGTGTAACAACGATCGAAGGTCAGGCTGAGGTGAAAGCAAACGGCCAACGTGTGCTGGTTAATTCGGGAGAACGAACCTATATCGATCCGGGCAGAGAACCCGAAGAGCCAGAAACTTTTCGTGGAAGCACGGATGAATTGGACGAATGGAATGAATCGCGAATGGAATATTACGCAGATGGCGACCTGGGCGGCGGGAACTACGACGATTATGTGGATGAGGACATTTACTACGACTCTTACGATCTCGGCGGTTACGGTGACTGGCGCAATTCCGGATCCTATGGATACGTTTGGGTTCCTCACGTGGATTATGGATGGCGCCCCTACTACGATGGCCGGTGGAGTTACGGGAACGCCGGATGGTTTTGGATCTCGAACGAACCATGGGGATGGGCTCCGTATCATTACGGTAGATGGGGATGGTCCCTTGATTTCGGATGGTACTGGATTCCCGGAAATGTGTTTGCGCCTTCCTGGGTTTCCTGGTACTCCTACGGCGATTACATCGGTTGGTGCCCGCTGAACTATTACAACTATCCGATTTACTATCACAACTATTACAACTATCACAACAATTATTACCGTTATCCTTCTATTCAGAAGCAAAAAACGCTTGATGCATCAAACTCCTGGACGTTTGTGAAAAAGAACGATCTTGGTTTAAGCAACGTGAAGAAAGCTGTTCTGGATGCCTCCAGTGTTCGCAACATCAGGATCGAAAAAGAAAAGCTTTCCTCTTCTCCAAGGAAAGAGCTCGTTTCTTACGTCATTCCAAAGACGCCCGCAGTGAAAGGCTTCGTAAATGATAAGCGGGTTATTAAAGAACTCCGGAGGGATATTGAAAGTCCTTTAGGAATCAAACACCGTGAAGAACAGTTCGAACGCGGTTCGAAGGGAGATAAGGGACCGACCATTCGTAACAACAAAGGACGCGGTGACGAACGTGCGGTTGAAAAGTTGAAGGACCCGGCGAGAATTCAGCCGCCCAAGCCATCCTCCAAGCCGAAAGAGGACAAGCCGAACCAGGATTGGAATCGCGGAAAAAGTTCAAATCGAGACTTCCAGTTTCAACGAAATCAAACCACGAAGAAGCACTATACTCCTTATCTAAACCCGTATTACAAAGATAAGAACCGCTCCAATGACCGTGACTTTGGTTCCTCGCAGTCAAAAATTAGTCCCTGGTCGCGCAAACCGGAAACTTATCAGAGATCCTACGAACGGCAGAAGGAAGTGAACCCCCGATATCGTGATGAGGCAAAAAAGTATTTCGAACGGTTTGATCATAAGAACCGTGGTGAAACGCATAATTCTGCGCCAAGAAGCTACGCGCCGACATCACCAAGAAACTACGAGCCGCCAACGCAAAGGAACTATAACTCACCTTCTCCCAGAAACTACGAAGCGCCGCGACGCGAATACAAAGCACCTGAAACAAAAAGGCCTGATTATTCCAACCGCTCGCGTCAATCTGACCGGTACAAACCTTCAGGCAATTCAAACAGGAACAACAATAGCAACCACAACAATAACAAGAAGCAGAAACCCTGA